Proteins encoded in a region of the Streptococcus sanguinis genome:
- a CDS encoding DUF2207 domain-containing protein has protein sequence MKRYFYLLLVLFSCLCFGRVVSAVDYDIESYQGDLALREDNTATYTEKVTYKFNDDYNGQIVSLGSAGKMPNGFAIDGNPAVSILTNGETDEDFRPEIKDLGDGYEVKIYNSGNDGDRVVVTVTWQLRNLLFLHKDIAELNWTPISDWDQGIGEVVLTVSGLSNPDKSELFAHSGYFGTQPFVDKDGTDYLVKINGIGSGDNVELHGYWDRQAVSLVSENEDEGDYLPAFKAVEEKIARQTLFYRQLGEIYLPLLLLCAILVAAILYFVFAQKIKPKQSYPKNARLYEAPQDLAPLVLAENIYAVDMEDVDPTRGGKAVLNFENMVQATLLDLLDRGNLLLQGDAENPVLQIATYDGLADFERRFLGMAFNKQSQAKVKDLFSAYQISEDIYKHKSSADESYIRNIGSNIKSLFTNSLRSLSKEVRSEGKRLGLFGHYRPLKVQEKRLLITAIILASAVLLFSLGFLFVYSAAFGGFIWIYIPLALMGLVLILIFASKAQLYWRDGVLNDKGAHDFYLWRSFSNMLRDIAHLDKTEIEGIILWNRLLVYATLFGYADRVSRVMALRQIHLENPSMDSYVQANLHYAFYSSMHSFSNYGHVATTASNFSVSSGGSSGGGFSGGGGGGGGGAF, from the coding sequence ATGAAGCGATATTTTTATCTTCTGTTGGTTTTATTTTCCTGTCTTTGTTTTGGTCGGGTTGTCTCGGCTGTTGACTATGATATTGAATCCTATCAGGGCGATCTGGCCTTGCGTGAGGACAATACAGCCACCTACACAGAGAAAGTGACCTACAAGTTTAATGACGACTATAATGGTCAGATTGTTTCGCTGGGCTCGGCTGGAAAGATGCCCAATGGTTTTGCCATTGACGGAAATCCAGCGGTCTCGATTCTGACAAATGGTGAAACTGATGAGGACTTTAGGCCAGAAATCAAAGACTTAGGCGACGGTTATGAAGTCAAAATCTATAATTCAGGAAACGACGGTGACAGAGTTGTTGTCACTGTGACCTGGCAGTTGAGAAATCTCCTTTTTCTTCACAAGGATATTGCTGAGCTCAACTGGACTCCTATCAGCGACTGGGATCAGGGGATAGGAGAGGTCGTTTTGACGGTTTCTGGCTTGAGCAATCCAGATAAGAGTGAACTCTTTGCTCATAGTGGCTACTTTGGTACCCAGCCTTTCGTGGATAAGGATGGCACTGACTATCTGGTCAAAATCAATGGAATTGGCTCGGGCGATAATGTCGAGCTCCACGGCTATTGGGATCGACAAGCGGTCTCTCTGGTATCAGAGAATGAAGATGAGGGCGACTACTTACCAGCCTTTAAAGCTGTAGAAGAAAAAATTGCCCGCCAGACACTTTTTTACCGGCAGTTGGGTGAGATTTACCTGCCCTTGCTGCTCTTATGTGCCATCCTTGTAGCGGCTATCCTTTATTTTGTCTTTGCCCAGAAGATCAAGCCTAAGCAGTCTTATCCCAAGAATGCCCGTCTATACGAAGCTCCTCAGGACTTGGCTCCCCTTGTCTTGGCGGAAAATATTTACGCAGTAGACATGGAGGATGTCGATCCGACTAGGGGCGGTAAGGCAGTGCTGAACTTTGAAAACATGGTTCAGGCGACTTTGTTAGACCTGCTGGATAGGGGCAATCTCCTCCTGCAGGGAGATGCTGAAAATCCTGTTCTGCAAATTGCGACTTATGATGGGCTGGCAGACTTTGAGAGACGTTTTCTGGGCATGGCTTTTAACAAGCAATCCCAAGCAAAAGTCAAAGATCTCTTTTCAGCCTATCAAATTTCAGAAGATATTTATAAGCACAAGTCTTCTGCGGATGAGTCCTATATCCGAAACATTGGTAGTAATATCAAGTCCTTATTTACTAACAGTTTGCGCTCCTTATCTAAAGAAGTGCGATCTGAAGGCAAGCGTTTGGGTCTCTTTGGTCACTACCGGCCTCTTAAAGTTCAGGAAAAGAGATTGCTGATTACTGCCATTATTCTAGCTAGTGCTGTTTTACTATTTTCTCTTGGATTTTTATTTGTCTATTCGGCCGCTTTTGGAGGCTTTATCTGGATATATATTCCCTTAGCACTGATGGGGCTTGTTTTGATTCTCATTTTTGCTAGTAAGGCACAGCTTTATTGGCGAGATGGCGTCCTGAATGACAAAGGCGCGCACGACTTCTATCTGTGGCGAAGTTTTTCCAATATGCTGCGAGATATTGCCCATCTGGACAAGACAGAAATCGAAGGCATTATCTTGTGGAACCGTCTCTTGGTCTATGCGACCCTCTTTGGCTATGCAGATCGTGTCAGCCGTGTCATGGCTCTGCGTCAGATTCACTTGGAAAATCCATCTATGGACAGCTATGTTCAGGCTAACCTGCACTATGCCTTCTATAGCAGTATGCACAGTTTCTCAAACTACGGCCATGTAGCCACCACAGCCAGCAATTTCTCTGTCTCTTCTGGCGGAAGTTCAGGTGGTGGGTTCTCCGGTGGCGGAGGCGGTGGAGGCGGTGGAGCTTTCTGA
- a CDS encoding amino acid ABC transporter ATP-binding protein, producing MTETILEIKNLKKSYGENEVLKDISLTVHQGEVISIIGSSGSGKSTFLRSINLLETPTGGQIFYRGKNVLAENYDLTHYREKLGMVFQSFNLFENLNVLENTIVAQTTVLKKERSEAEKIAKENLNKVGMGEQYWQAKPKQLSGGQKQRVAIARALSMNPDAILFDEPTSALDPEMVGEVLKIMKELAQEGLTMIVVTHEMEFARDVSSRVIFMDKGVIAESGSPQDIFTNPKEERTKEFLQRFLS from the coding sequence ATGACAGAAACCATTTTAGAAATTAAAAACCTCAAAAAGTCTTACGGTGAAAACGAAGTCCTCAAGGACATTTCCCTCACAGTTCATCAAGGAGAAGTAATTTCCATCATTGGCAGCTCTGGCAGCGGAAAGTCAACCTTCTTGCGCTCTATTAATCTTTTGGAGACACCAACTGGCGGTCAGATTTTCTACCGTGGCAAGAATGTCCTAGCAGAGAACTATGACCTGACCCATTACCGTGAAAAGCTGGGCATGGTCTTTCAGTCTTTCAATCTCTTCGAGAATCTTAATGTCCTTGAAAACACCATCGTTGCTCAGACAACGGTCCTGAAAAAAGAACGGTCAGAAGCTGAGAAAATTGCCAAAGAAAATCTCAACAAGGTTGGAATGGGCGAGCAGTACTGGCAGGCCAAGCCTAAGCAACTCTCTGGCGGTCAGAAGCAGCGGGTCGCTATTGCCCGCGCCCTCTCCATGAATCCTGATGCTATCCTCTTTGACGAGCCAACCTCAGCCCTAGACCCTGAAATGGTTGGTGAAGTTCTGAAGATCATGAAAGAACTGGCTCAGGAAGGGTTGACAATGATTGTCGTAACCCACGAGATGGAATTTGCCCGTGATGTTTCCAGCCGTGTTATCTTTATGGACAAGGGCGTTATTGCTGAATCTGGCAGCCCGCAGGATATCTTCACCAATCCCAAAGAAGAAAGAACCAAAGAATTCCTGCAGCGCTTCCTCAGCTAA
- a CDS encoding undecaprenyl-diphosphate phosphatase, with product MFIIEIFISIIYGIIEGITEWLPISSTGHLILIQDFIQYKNQSPAFMEMFNVVIQLGAILAVVVIYFDKLNPFKSGKSARQVQKTWQLWAKVVVAALPAAVIGLFLDDWFEAHFYNLVSVSVMLIVYGVAFIYLERREHEEPAVTDLAYLPYKTALQIGLFQVLALFPGTSRSGATIVGGLLNGVSRSVVTEFTFYLGIPIMFGASGWKILKFIKNGNSLGFGQIFLLLVAMGVAFGVSLVVIRFLTDYVKKHDFTAFGKYRIGLGGVLLVYAAIKALMG from the coding sequence ATGTTTATCATTGAAATTTTCATCTCTATTATTTACGGTATCATCGAAGGAATCACAGAATGGCTGCCGATTTCCAGTACAGGGCACCTGATTTTAATTCAAGATTTTATCCAGTATAAAAATCAAAGTCCAGCCTTTATGGAAATGTTTAATGTCGTTATCCAGCTGGGAGCAATTTTGGCGGTTGTCGTCATCTATTTTGACAAACTCAATCCTTTTAAATCAGGCAAGTCAGCACGTCAGGTTCAAAAGACCTGGCAGCTTTGGGCCAAGGTGGTCGTGGCAGCCTTGCCGGCTGCTGTTATCGGCTTATTTTTGGATGATTGGTTTGAAGCGCACTTCTACAATCTAGTCTCTGTGTCAGTGATGCTGATTGTCTATGGCGTAGCTTTTATCTATCTGGAAAGGCGCGAGCATGAGGAGCCTGCTGTGACGGATTTAGCCTATTTGCCTTACAAGACTGCCTTGCAGATTGGTCTCTTTCAGGTTCTAGCTCTCTTTCCTGGGACTAGCCGTTCTGGCGCCACCATTGTCGGTGGTCTCTTGAATGGTGTCAGTCGTTCTGTCGTGACAGAGTTCACTTTCTATCTGGGGATTCCCATTATGTTTGGCGCTAGTGGCTGGAAAATTCTTAAGTTTATCAAGAATGGGAACAGTCTGGGATTTGGGCAAATTTTCTTGCTCTTAGTTGCCATGGGGGTGGCCTTCGGTGTCAGTCTAGTCGTGATTCGTTTCCTGACAGACTATGTCAAAAAGCATGACTTTACCGCTTTTGGGAAATATCGGATTGGCCTGGGCGGTGTGCTTCTGGTTTATGCAGCAATCAAAGCCTTGATGGGATAA
- a CDS encoding ABC transporter substrate-binding protein/permease, translating into MKKLLLTLFTALLVTLGTVHVIQADDYLRIGMEAAYAPFNWTQDDDSNGAVKIEGTNQYANGYDVQIAKKIAQEMGKEPLVVKTSWNGLIPALTSGKIDMIIAGMSPTAERKKEIAFSNSYYTSEPVLLVRKDGKYASAKTLEDFKDAKITSQQGVYLYNLIDQLPGAKKETAMGDFAQMRQALESGVIDGYISERPEALTAEAANSNFKMIQFEKGFEVGEEDASIAIGMRKDDDRIEQANVAIAKITTNDQVKLMDEMIQKQPVDTDSEAAKESFFSQVAKILAENWPQFLRGAGLTLLISITGTIAGLIIGLLIGVYRTAPASKNKLLASLQKIFGWFLNVYIEIFRGTPMIVQSMVIYYGTAQAFGISIDRTIAAIFIVSINTGAYMSEIVRGGIFAVDKGQFEAATALGMTHGQTMRKIVLPQVVRNILPATGNEFVINIKDTSVLNVISVVELYFSGNTIATQTYQYFQTFTIIAVIYFVLTFSVTRILRYVEKRFDTDNYTTGANQMQTGEVKS; encoded by the coding sequence ATGAAGAAATTATTACTCACTCTATTTACAGCCCTCCTGGTCACCTTAGGAACAGTCCATGTTATTCAGGCCGATGACTACCTGAGAATCGGTATGGAAGCAGCCTACGCCCCCTTCAACTGGACTCAGGATGATGATTCCAATGGTGCTGTAAAAATCGAAGGCACCAACCAATATGCCAACGGATACGATGTGCAGATTGCCAAAAAAATTGCACAAGAGATGGGCAAGGAACCTCTGGTTGTCAAGACTTCTTGGAATGGCTTAATTCCTGCTCTGACCTCTGGCAAGATTGATATGATTATTGCTGGTATGAGTCCAACTGCCGAGCGGAAAAAGGAAATCGCCTTTTCCAACAGTTACTACACCAGCGAGCCAGTTCTCCTAGTTCGTAAAGATGGAAAATATGCATCCGCTAAGACTCTAGAAGACTTCAAAGATGCTAAAATCACTTCCCAGCAAGGAGTTTACCTCTACAATCTCATTGACCAGTTGCCTGGCGCCAAAAAAGAAACAGCTATGGGCGATTTTGCCCAGATGCGTCAAGCCTTGGAATCTGGAGTTATTGATGGCTATATCTCTGAGCGGCCAGAAGCCTTGACTGCAGAAGCTGCCAACTCCAACTTCAAAATGATTCAGTTTGAGAAAGGCTTTGAAGTCGGCGAAGAAGATGCTTCCATTGCCATTGGTATGCGCAAGGATGACGACCGTATCGAGCAGGCCAATGTTGCTATCGCTAAGATTACCACCAATGACCAAGTCAAGCTAATGGACGAGATGATTCAGAAACAGCCTGTTGATACGGATAGTGAAGCAGCTAAGGAATCATTCTTCAGTCAAGTAGCTAAGATTCTAGCTGAAAACTGGCCGCAATTCCTACGCGGAGCTGGTTTAACCTTGCTCATTTCGATTACAGGAACCATCGCAGGTCTCATCATCGGACTGCTAATTGGCGTTTATCGTACAGCACCAGCTTCTAAGAATAAATTATTAGCATCACTGCAAAAAATCTTCGGCTGGTTCTTAAATGTCTATATTGAGATTTTCCGCGGAACTCCAATGATTGTTCAGTCCATGGTTATCTACTACGGAACAGCCCAGGCATTCGGAATTTCTATCGACCGGACTATCGCTGCCATTTTCATCGTCTCCATCAACACCGGAGCTTATATGAGTGAGATTGTCCGCGGTGGTATCTTTGCCGTTGACAAGGGGCAATTCGAGGCCGCAACAGCACTGGGTATGACTCACGGCCAGACCATGCGCAAGATTGTCCTGCCTCAGGTTGTCCGCAATATTCTGCCCGCAACTGGTAATGAATTTGTCATCAACATCAAGGATACATCCGTGTTGAACGTTATCTCAGTGGTTGAGCTTTATTTCTCTGGAAATACCATCGCTACCCAAACCTACCAATACTTCCAAACCTTTACCATCATCGCTGTAATCTACTTTGTCCTGACATTCAGCGTGACACGCATCCTGCGCTATGTTGAAAAACGCTTTGACACAGATAACTACACGACAGGTGCCAATCAAATGCAGACAGGAGAAGTGAAATCATGA